The genomic segment CAACACTCGCCTACAAATTCCTGAAGAtaggcatgtttttttttgttttttttttatgtgtgaatAGATCATACATGGAAGCTGCTACtgataaaaaccaaaaacagaacCCCAAAAAAGGCTCAAAATTATCTCAAAATTTGGACATAACTCAAACTCAAAagtaattttgtcatttttgagtTATTTCCTCGATATTTTCGCGATGCCCTGTTCAAAAGTTTGAGATAACaacttgaaattttgagttataGAGTAATTTCTTCAGTAGCAGACACAAAACATCAAGCCTTGAAGCTtcacaaagagaacaaaaaTTTGTCGGTTCCATACAAGAAAGGCTGGCTcactggaagcaaaatatagaGAAACGTCATTTGTAAATTGCTGCTTTAGCCGGTGTAAACAATTCTCGCGAGATCTAACACGATTGCGTGACAAAAGCGCAAAGGAACTTTTAAATGTGCGCTCTTATCGCCACCTAGCGGTTAATTTTATAACAAACCTTTCATGGTTTAACTCAATCCAATAATAGTAAGAGAAGACAGTGAAACGTTTCAGTACTTTTGTTTACAGACCGTTCTCTGTAGGAGCCGTTTAAGCTGCCGGTTGACGCTTTAATTGACGTTTCTACCGTGGAGACCTACCAGGTAACAGCTCCTCAACATCAGGCAGTGCTACTTAAAACAAGCAGCTTAGCTAGATTAACTTTTTATAAATGTAAAGTAATTGTAGTGATGTTGATTTAACTAGTTGGATTGGTTAAACATTCTGAGGTGAACTAATGATTATTGTTGGCAAACATTCGTGACCGGGAGTTTTGTGGCAGTCAAGCTGCTAGCTAGCATACAGTTATTGCCAAAGTTTTACCCTCAAGGCTCCTTTTTTCCCTGCGGAGTCCTTTCACACGGTTAATTTAGTCCCacagcttaaaaaaatacacaaaaactaCTGTATATACTTAGGTTATTAAAGCTGTGTTTTACTGTTTATCCCGTTAATAATTTTATCACCTAAAATTGCCTCCAGGTGCAACCAGCGGAGCCCAGCGCTGCACTTACAAACAGATAATAGACCCACAGGTAACCATGCAAGTAAATTCATTAATAAACAGGGACAGGTTTGACGAGGTGAACTAATGGATTAATGGCTACTCATTCTGCAGAACTTTGAGATGGAGATACTTATTTGAGGCCAGATTATTTTTGGTAATgctcgaaaaaaaaaaaaaggtcagatGATAAAGTAAGACACCCACGCTTTCCGGAGCGTTTTCCAGGTTAGTAGTGCATATTACCACTTAGAGTTGTGGTTCGAGCAGGGAAATATCAGCCCCGAGGGGTTAATATTCATATGTTCTTATAGATTTACTGCCATTAATGATTCCGCTTACGGGGCCAGGTCTTAATCCATCTCCTTTTTAATTGCTAATCAGATTTCTATATGCAGACCAAAAAAGGTTTTCATTACAATAGAAGAGCTTCATTAAGTCAAATAAGAGTATAAAAAGGCTTGCATGACATTCAGTGCAGAAGCTCCACTGCTGCATGTGGTGTCCTTGTTTTGAACTGCCAGGAAGAACATGGTAACACTGATAAAACGAGCTGGTAAGATTGGAGATATATGATTCCTGTGGAATGAATTTTTAAGAAATTCTCTTAACCAGGTAATCCAGTTTTATGTAGAGTAAAAAAATGTCACCAGATATCTGCGTTTATGGTTATCAGAAGTTAAAGACCATTTTGACAAAAGCCATTAGAAGCTAATAAAATGATCATGATTGCATGAGAGCCAGTCCGTGGTCATCCATATCTAGAAGCTTATCCAGATGTGTTCATTCCTTTTCTAACTGCGTTTTGGATCAGGATCTTAGACATGGACAGCAGAAGAAAGAAGGTGGCCTTCAGCTGGCTCCGAACTACAGTCACTTCACCAGCACATCGTCAGGGTGGAAACGCTGGCTTAGTCACACCGCCTTGCCGGACCATAACGCAAAATGAAGATTCAGAAACTTTGCCCTGCAGTGATTCTCCAGGATCTGCGCGGCTTGGAGCACTGAGTCTGGATACTCCCAAGAGAAAAGCCGAGGTGCTCTCTGAAAGTCTGCCCTCTTTAGGCAAACTTAAGCTGCGGAAGCTTTCCaggaaaaacagtgaaacatttaaaactttaaaggtAAACCTTTGCCATTGGATTATAATGTTAGATTGAATGTTTTTAATCTATCTTGAGTCTCACAAGTTGCTTGGTTCCAGTGAATACATTATCTGTTTGTGGTTAATTTGGCACAGGACAAACCTATGAACACCTCAGCCGCACAGCTAGAGTCCAGAAACAGCCAGAAAGCTTCACCATCTCCATCCCACTCTTTTATCTTGAAGAAGAAAGACCGGACACCTGAGGAGGGATTAAAGGCTATCTGCAGGAAGGCACTGATGGCAGCCCTcggaaacacaaaaacaacgtGCAGCACTACTAAAATCATCAAAACTGACACGAACAGCTTGTCTTCACCTCTGCAGACTGAACTTCCCAGTCCAGCCTACCTTGAGACAACCGTTGTGGATATTAACAGCTCCTGGAACCAGTATGACAGTGCACCTGAGGACCGAGGCGGCAGCAAAGATGATCAGTGGCCCACCCTTCAGGTGTTGGAAGACTCGGATGTCAAAGGTGATGCTTCAGAGCCAAAGACAGACGGAAGGGTAAGCAACTACAACTCGTAATAAAAGTAATATAGCATTTCTTCTTGTTATGTTTTAGTTGTGCATCGGTTGTTATTGATTCTTTTGAATTCTAAAGCagcttcagtttttattttaaaatctttttaaatgtatcatACCATAAAATTATCATGGCGCTGAAtcaagattttgtttttcagcgtTTTGTGGTTGAAGGAGAGGATTTGCCCAGGATGTTTGTTAGTGAGGACTCTATTTCTCTGGAGAAGACCTTCCAAGACAGACCATTTCCTCCAGACGATGAACTGGAAGCTGAGGACCATGACTCCGCCCTCCCTGCACTAGAGTACATACCAGATTCTTCATCTTGtttctcatctgaccagagctaTGATCAACATCAAACTTTAGTCGATAGTGAGGGAGGTTTAACTCCCACTTTTACGTTTACACCCTCTAATGAAACCACTGGGACCCTCGAGGCAGCTGCTAAAGACATGGAGGTGCCTTTCTCATCACCACAGAGGAAAGTTTTTGTCTCACTGAAGCAGCCCCACTCACCGCACGTAAGCGTTTTAAATGCATCCGCAGTTGAGGCTGACAATATTTGCTCATCCATTATTAGGGGACGTTCATCAGATCCCTTTGCTCTGCCCCGACACTTAAATATGGGAGCGTCAAAGCTGTGCTTCGACCCCACAGCCTCACGCAGGCAGTCGGACGGTGTTTCCCGCATGCGTTACCCTGGTTACTCCTTATCTCATACTTGGACTCCTAGAAGACTGTCTTTGGGGGCTGAACCTTTATGGACCAGCTACCCCTGCTGGAACAGTGAAGCTGGCTTCATAGACACGCATTGCCATCTAGACATGCTCTATGGAAAACTTGGCTTCTGCGGGACGTTCAGCAGCTTTCGAAGGCTGTACCAGAGTAGCTTTACTGGAGAGTTTCAAGGCTGTATTACAAACTTCTGCAACCCAGATATCATGGTGAAAGAGGCGCTGTGGGAAGGTCTGCTGGCTGAAGACATGGTATGGGGGGCATTTGGGTGCCACCCGCATTTTGCCAAAAACTACTCGAGTATTCAAGAGCGCAATATACTGACGGCGATGAAGCATCCAAAAGCCGTGGCCTTTGGTGAGATGGGCTTGGACTACTCCTACAAAAACTCTACTGACACGTCAACGCAGAAAGAGGTAAGGTAAAATCTGAAATGGATTTTCTAATTTGAGACTCTGTTTTTCTTCAGCAGCGTATGCCTGGATATTGAAAATAAGAATGTCgtggtctttgttttgtttctgtgcttCTCTGTGAAGGTGTTTGAGCGGCAGCTGCGTTTGGCCGTGGCCATGAAGAAACCTCTGGTGATCCACTGCAGGGATGCAGATGACGACCTGCTGACAATCATGAAGAAGTGTGTTCCCAGGGAGTACAAAATTCACAGGTGTGTTGTGTGTGGAGGAAAACCCTTTAAactcagtttttccttttttatagcTTCTTCTTAAAATTAattgcattgtgtttttttgtaagaagtttaaatgtttcagtttaGAGAAATAAGATAAGTGCTTGCACTTTATTTTTGACTAGCCTTTTTGTAATTGTCTCGTAATAGTTGTCATTTTTCGATGGTGATgaagaagaacagaaaactgTCATAAAGTGAATTATTTAATATGTCTGAAACATAACAGCTATTCTGCTCATTTCCACATCAGAACTGACAACCTGAGGATTTTTAAACTCTAAAGACCTTTGGAGTTTAAATCTTAGTGCCTTTAATCTGAATTTTAATTTGAATTACGTTGTGCTTTCCAGGCACTGTTTTACAAACAGTTATCCAGTGATTGAGCCCTTCCTGGCAGAATTCCCCAATTTGTATGTGGGATTCACAGCCCTAATCACCTACTCGAAGGCTACAGAGGTCCGAAATGCCGTTTCCCAGATCCCTCTGAATCGCATTGTGTTGGAGACAGATGCGCCATATTTCCTGCCAAGACAGGTATGTGTAGATAGAGGCTCGggaaatccaaaacacacatctTGTGTCATTAATGAAAGAAAAggtttctgcatttttttttttttttttttttaaatttcaaaatattAGAAATGTATTATTGAACAAACTACAGGTATATCATacagtttattaggtacaccatGCTAGTACTGGGTAAACCTGCTTATGCCTTCAGAAGatctttaattctttgtggcacagacTCAACAAGTGGTCAGTTCTCAGAGTCTCAGAGAGTTTGGTCTGAGATCACAACACAGAAATGCCCACTTTGCTATCAGATTAAACATTTGAACAGCTTTATGTTACCAAGATATGATCACAAAAGATCCTGTTACCGTTGTtcagtgtgggttttttttttgttttttttttgttaaaccgGCATGAAGGAGGATGAAAGGTATATAATGGTATGAAGACAGTCTtgggaaaacaaagaaagttaGATCCATATCAGCTCTGATTTTTAATAGACAGCATCATCATACTGTGTGCAGCAGATCCAGCAGTGGAGACGTTTTTATTCCACCATGCTTCTGAAAAGAAACACCTGCCTGTTGGCTTTTCTCTTGTGTTCCTTGACTGCTTGATCTCTTGTTGATCTGAAACTAAACTTTTCACTCCAAGAGTGGAGTGAAACTGGGCacatatttatatttctatTGAGTCTAAAACTACTATCAGTATTTAAAGCAAATACCCAGTTGTTATATTCGAGGTATTATTTATTAAGAGACTCCATGTTGACCTTTTTGAATGTCATACTCTTTAACAGGTTGGGAAAGGTGTCTGCCAGTTTTCCCATCCTGGAATGGGCATCCATACTCTGCGGGAGCTGAGCCTACTGAAGGGGGAAAACATGGCCACTGTCCTTGACACCATCCGAAACAACACCACGCAGCTGTATGGTATATGACCTTCAGAGAAAACACTGCAAACTGGCAAGAAAGAAGAGAgacgtttcctgtttttgttttatatttgtcaGTTCTCCATATATGGATGTTGACATGTGGAGAAGAAATCTCATTTTAAACAacctgaaagagaaaaaggagaCGAGCCTGACTGGAATTAAAATATCTCTTGTCTAACAGAGATCCAAGTGTATAATTGTTTATCTGAATATTTTTTATGCCATTGTTATTACAGATTAATTTGTAAGcaggttttgtgttgtttttttttctgtgtttctgtagtTTTACATTGCTCGCTTGTTTGGTTTGTCTGGACGTTTGGCTGCCTTGGTGTGATGCAGTAGAGATGCATTAAAAGTCTTTATAATAGTGCTTCTTTTTTCTCTGAGACATGTTTTGTTAAATTAGTCATCAGTGCGAACACTGGTGCTGATGGAGGAGCGCACAGGAAAGCATCGTCTTTTACAGTGGAGCAAATGTGTACACTGAACAAAGCCGATTCTGCATTGAGGAAAGGAGAGGGGCTGCGGGAGCGGTCCATTACTCCACTTTAATGACGCCCTGCTCGTCACACACATTTGTCTGAgtgctcttttctttttttttctgtttttaaatcttgaAAACCATTATCTGCTAAAGGTTAgtgtgtgaaataaagaaacaatatCGAGAGTGAACAGATATGTGTTCATCCTGCCAGTTTTTTTTAGCACAGTTCTTATTATAGAGCCTTTAAAAAGGTCAGAGCAAACTCTGTCACTGAGGTTTGGACAAGATGTTCTTCAACATCCTCcttcctttttgtgtttttaagacATTTAGACTTTTGATTGTAGCTTTAAAGGTACCAGTTAAATCTTTACTCAAGTGTTTGCATCCTAAGCATCTGtttctatttaatatttttagctCATACATCCAAAGTTCATGTGGTGAGGCATTCATGATCCATGATATCATgagggtcagaatttaatcaaaCTGGCACACAGTGGTCACCTAATGGGTCTTCACACAAATCATACTCAAAGTCAAGCATAATGTTTATGCACAAGGCTTACACTTTATTCTCCCTGATGTATTCAACAATATTCAGTTCAGGTTATTTAGCAAAGTCGTTAACGAAACattctttttaataaattttgcgtgcaaaaaatctaaaaaagcaacaaaaaaacccctccaTGGAATATTAAATGATTTGGTAGTTCAAAATATGGCTTTGCCACACATGTCTCACTGGATCGATTATATCTCTCGACTGGCCTGGGAATGTCTAGGTGTTCCCCGAGCTGCGCTGGGGAcaagtctgggcttctctgcttaggctgctgcccccccCTGCGGCCAGCCCAGCCCAGGATGAGTGGCGGAAAATGGATGGACAACTGTTTGTGTCGTTCCTTGACTTTTCAGTGGATTTTAATTGTTAGTTTTTGCAGTGCAGCTAATTACCACCAAGAAAACTAATTGTTATTCACCCATCAGGTAACCTGTGAGTCATGAACCGGATGAGCTGTTGCATCACAGACCTTCTGATTTAAAGACTCATTAAATATAATACAGTGAGACAAAAGGTTGATTGATGCTTTATTGTATAAGGCATACTCGAATCCTAAAGAGACAGACTAACATTAGATCGTATTTCTCTGCTGACACAGGGATTTTAATAATGAATGCAAAATGTCAGAGTGTGAGTTAAACGTTTGGGTGTTTGGTAGACATTTTTCCTGCAGCTGCACCCTGTGAAATTCATAATGACAGCTGAACCAACCCCTTGATGATGAACATAATCTGAAGAGGCTGAAATCTCCAGGAAATGCTATTTGGCTGATTGATGTGTTCCATTTTACACACAGGGTCACATAGTaagcattttaatgttttagGCATCATTCATTTATCTTGTATTTCATGTTATTTAACCACAGTCTAATAACTTAGATAACTAAAGCTAATAATGGAAAACACTGACACAGTCTCTGATCTTCAACGAGGAGATGGTCTCTCTGGGgaaaaagaatatatatatatatgtatatatatgttttgtaatatttaaaggaaacacttttttaaatgtataaaccAGAAAGAAGGGACAACctgctgtttctgtgtttcccAGCAGGCGTTGCACGATCTCCTGCAGCTCTACAATGTAGTCCGCCAAGTCTTCTGCTCTTAAAGTGACGCCAATTTCAAAGGGCGCACTTAGCTGgtcagaagagaaaaaaacacaaagctgcaGGATTGACTGCTGGGAGATGGGctgtatttgttttgcatttttcccAACTCACTGTGATGGTTTTCTCCTCATTGGCTTGATTTGGCTCCTCCATGGCTTGGCGACCGATTCTGGAGGACTTCACTTTGTTCTGTGATTTAAAAATGACATCTCATCATTGTTATGAAATAATTTCCACTTAAGAGGTTTAATTAACATAAGAAAACCTCCCTAATTCAAATGGCATGGGTGAGGTACAGTGTAGAATAATGTCACTGTTTGGTTGGTGAGTTCACAGTCCAAATAGCTGGTAGGGTTTTAATTTTTAGTCCATTTTAAAGCTTTGGTGGTTATGATGGGTGATAATAAGTTTAAACTCAaaggctgaaaacaaaaaaaatgaagcatGAAATATTTATAGTGTATTACAAGTgtcaaaaagaaaccaaaactgAGTGAAGTTTTCATAaagattttataaaaatgttgttttaaaaaaaatatttgataaaGGACAGAAAGTATCTCACCTGAGGTTTCTGTGATGGGCTGAGGAAGCTGGAGCCCGCACTGGTTGACTTGCACCACAAGGTCAAGGAACACAAGAGAAAAGCCAACAGGCAGGTGTTTCTTTTCAGAAGCATGGTTGAAGAAAAACGTCTCCACTGCTGGATCTGCTGCACACAGTATGATGATGTTGTCTATTCAAAACCAGTTCTGATGCTTTTCATCTGATTCTGATATGGATCTaacgttctttgttttctgtccgTCTTCATACCATTATATACCTTTCATCCTCCTTCAtactggtttaaaaaaacactgaacacaacagTAACAGGATGTTGTTTGATCATATCTTGGTAACATAAGACTCCTCAAATGTTTAATCTGATAGCAAAGTAGGCATTTCTGTGTTGTGATCTGATACAAGGTCTGATGGACATCTTATCAGTGGGCTATGGACAGAATAGTATTGCAGTCACAGACTTCTACAGCAGCACTCTCTCAGGCAAGAGCTGTAGTAAAGCTAGCAATAATCTAATGTTTGATTAGACAGGGCACTAAATTTATATCAGCATACTGTTATCATTACATCAGTGCTCAGCTGGAATGAATGCTTCTTTAATATCtctgaaataaacaaataaaccaaaGTAACTGGAGCGGATATTGACACAGCCATGTGGCATTCCATTTACAAGGATTTTCATTGACATTCACATGTTTGTGTTGTGTAATTGTGCCTTCAGTGTAACTGTGATGGTTCAAAAAcggtttttagtttttaaatcaaCAGCCTACTGAGTGACGCAATACATGAAGCCTCAAGCATCATGCATAAGCCACAGTATGAAGGACAATTTATATGAAATGGAAAAACTCGCATAAGTCAGACAGCTGAATGAGCTACTACACTCCAAGAAGTTTAATTACATTTCTTTGATTTAGGAAAGTAATctgtatttaatatttttcttatttaggCATCACGCCTACCATATGGTTACTCAATACTTTGTTAGGTACGCATGTCCAATTACTCAGAACAATTATCTTATCAGCCTCTATACAGCAGAAGAAATGAGGCTGTGACATTACGATGGTCaggaaataaacaataaacCGTATGAATGGATGTATCCATCCTGTCTCATAAAAGCAGATCAGTCTGCAGGGGATATTTTTGGTGTACGCTTTTCCCCCTCAATACCAAGTGATCATTCTTTAATTTCCACAGcttacctgagtattgttgctgaccatgtccatccctttaggAACACACTGTACCAATCTTTTGATGAAAACTCTCAATATCACTGCGAAAGAACACTTTTGTAATGTGCTCAGTGTTTAATTTTCAGGAAATGGTAAGTTTATCCAAAAAAGCTTCTACCCCACAAAGGTGCAGACACTTTTGTCCTCATATAGATATTGAAATTGTTCTAAACCTTGTGCCAATAGCCATGTTACAATTAAAGCAGTTTTCATAACTATCTCGCACACAAATGCACATGATCACCaatagagcaaaaaaaaaagaaaaaaaagaaaaagaaaactagaCTCCCACTGCacgactttttttcttcctcataAAATCTGTTTTCCTTTATCTAGACTAGACAATAGTCAGCTCAATTTATAGTTACTTTTCAACAAAAAAGGTGAAAGTAAGACTGAACGTTTGAAGCGGAAATGCGTGCAGTGTCGGAGAGACGCCACTAGTTGGCTGTAAAGCGACAGTTTGGTAGCAACAGAAACACCAACGAAGAAGTCGGACTGCTAACAGCAACAAACTGGAGATTAAGGTGGAGggaaaaaatggataaaaaaaagaaacctttaGACGTGACTGCTTCATCGGTGAGTTGAATGTTACAAGCAGCTCttcaaatatttatttgacAGCAACTGCAGATGTTTGAGCTTAATTATACGGATAAACATAGCTAACTTACTGTCAGGGTTGCTAGCAGCACATACAACGAGCATGGACTGTATTTAGAAGAAATATATAATGTTTGTAAGAGGTTTTTTCTTTAGAGAATGAACAGCTAAATCTTAAATTTCGGTTTTGTTTCGTGCAGCTAGTGGACCTTAAAGCTGAGCTGTACAGAAAACAGGAGCAGTTCAAACGGGAGAAACTTGGACAAGAAACTTCTGGAGCAGGAGTCAAAGGAAAATCAAAAGATAAGGTACAGCACGAGTGATttcagaacttttttttttatcctggtGTGCAATGACAGACTCACGTTTCTAATTTTCTTCTCCACATGTTCCTCTGCAGAAGCCAAACATCTGGAGCAAACAGAATGCTGGTGTTTCAGCAAGAGCTGCTAAAGATGCagagcagctggaggaggagcgGAGCACCATCGATACAGCAAGGTCAGTTCAGTACTGTTGAAGTTCTTCTGTATAACAGGAGGGAAACCAAAACGTCTCacgtctttttttcctctcacaaCAGGCGTAAGTTGGAGGAGAAGGCGAGACTCTATGAACAGATGACTAAAGGAGACTTTCCAGGTTGGTGAACGGTTTGTGCCTTATGTCTGCTACAACAGCGTCAAAGTGGGCTTACTTTGTATTTACCTTGTTGTGTAACTCATCAGATGAAGAGACAGAAGGGCTGTTCCTTGTTGACTTCACCCAGAAGATTAttgacaaaaagagagaaacacttGCCCAGAAGGAGAAAGAGGATGAGGAACGACTCAGCTCGTCACCCGTCCCTCCTCCTGAGAATCCGGATGAAGAATGGTAACTTCACATTGATTGCATTCATCAATATTCAACTTGTGCTGGCACCATATAAATATATCAATATTAGGCTTATATGTTTTCCAGTATTTGCTAATACATTATATTGCCAAAAATATTCACTGGTCTGTCTTGAGTGACATTCCtttcttaatccatagggtttaaGATAATACTGGCCCATGCTTAGCGTAATTTCTTTTAGCTTTCCACAGGTTTAGGAGTgagtttatgggaatttttgaccattctttcagaagcacatttgtgaggtcagacagtAATGTTTAATGAGAAGGCTTGGCTCATAGTCAGGGCTCTGTGCAGGGCAGTCAAATTCTTCCACTCCAAACTTGCTCATCCaagtctttatggaccttgctttgtgcagtGGTGCTCAGTCATGTTGGAATAGGAAGGGCCGATCCCCAAACTGTTTCCACAATGTTGAAAGAATGAAGTTGTCAAAAATGTCTCGTATGcagaagcattaagagttcctttcactggaactaagaaGCCGAAACCACTGCTCTAGAATCCAGTGGCAGCGTGCTTCACACCACTGCATCAGACGCTTGCTAcacactgttcttgagctaatctgaatgccacatgaagtttggaggtctgtagtgattgactctgcagaaagttggcgACCTCTGCACAATGTACGCCTCAACATCCACTGACCCTGCTCTGTGAATTTACATGGTCTACCCTTTCATGGCAAGTTGCTGCTGTTCCCAATCACTTCCACTGTGTAACAGCTGAGTGTTGAATATTTAGTAGCGAGTAAATTTCACAATTGAACCTGTTGCACAGGTGGTAAGGAGTTCCTGAGAGTGACAAGCGTTTGCTTGCAGAGGTGCTTggttttatacacctgtggccatataagtgattggaacacctgaattcaatgatttagATGAGAGTGGCTTCTGCTGCATTGTTTACCATTCCCACAGCCCCATCTGCAGCACATGCGTCACAAGTGTTTGTAAACTACTTTCAAAAATACAATCCTGGAAAGTTAACAAACAGTGATCCCATGGTTTTCTAGATGTCTAGAAagcttggaaaaaaagcacccagACCACTTCCAAAGGGGAAAACCACCATTAGGGGTTAGATACCTGGGGCTTGCcatcttttgtttttagaaCAGAAGAAGCCTCTTGTATAAGAGCTGAGACGTCTTCACAAACTTAGTtcattgcatttaaaaaaaaaaaagttttctagTCTACCATGAACTGGATGATTGAGAAGCCACAAAGGTTGTATCAGCCACTATGCTCTGCGAGCAAAAATTGCCCTGCAAATATAGAAGGAGTGATCAGACTCTATCACTGCTTTTTGACATTACAGATAAACACATGGGCATGTGTTATTTGtcacaatatttaaaaaacaaaaaacaactatttttcttctctgcaGGGTGGACTTTGTGGATGCTTTGGGACGATCTCGGCGGTGCATGAAGAAAGACCTACCAGGCTTTAAGAAAATGGACCAAGACCTTCAAGGGAAAgggtaattatttatttattgtaattttttttaaagatttgtgtgatcttttttttttcttcaaggaTGTTAATGAAATATTTGAAACTAACTGTTTTGGATATGCCTGGTCCCTGTAGAAAAGCTTCATCAGACAAGACATTACTCTCAGAAGACATGCGACGAGAGCTGCAGAGGCAGGAGTgggagagggaggaagaggaggcaatGAAAAGGCCTGTTGGACCGATTCACTATGAGGATATCAGACAACAGGGTTAGTGTCACAGCAAAGAGCTTTGAGCCCTTACGTGGTCTTTAACTCAGTCAGCTACAAGGCGATTTGTTTGTGGGTACAGATTAGGATTGAGCCTGTCATCTTTCCTCATAGTTGGCTACAGAGTTAATGATGATTTTGAGTGTTTGAATATAGATCTTTGTGGGTTTTGCTTAATCGCCACTGAATTCTTTGGCAAATAATAAATACCAAAAGAATTTATGGACTGAAAATAAGGTCTTTTTTATGCTACGCTACACTTTGAAACAGAGGAAGTTTGGTTTGCTGGTTTGAAACTGTTGTCTAACTGTTGTTGTTCTTATCTCAGAGGCTCGGGACCTTGGTGTGGGGTACTACGCATTCTCTCAGGATCAGGAGCAGCggcaaaaacagagagaaactctggACATGCTCAGAGATCAGGTGAGTTATTAAACAGATGTAAAATGCCGGACCAGGACAGCATTATGGTTTCAGATAGAGGGATAGACATATAGATATTCTATTCATCCCAGGGGaatgactgtgttacagcacgagcataaagaataataataaaaaaaaaaaacattgataaAAGCACCACAGGCCCATATTGAAGGCCTTGTTATGTGAGGAAGTGCAAAATTGTACATACAAGAGAAAGAGATAATTTGATAACAGCGGAGAGAATTAATAAAG from the Oreochromis aureus strain Israel breed Guangdong linkage group 5, ZZ_aureus, whole genome shotgun sequence genome contains:
- the ghrl gene encoding ghrelin/obestatin prepropeptide isoform X1 produces the protein MDMVSNNTQQIQQWRRFSSTMLLKRNTCLLAFLLCSLTLWCKSTSAGSSFLSPSQKPQNKVKSSRIGRQAMEEPNQANEEKTITLSAPFEIGVTLRAEDLADYIVELQEIVQRLLGNTETAERPSPR
- the tatdn2 gene encoding putative deoxyribonuclease TATDN2, with the protein product MDSRRKKVAFSWLRTTVTSPAHRQGGNAGLVTPPCRTITQNEDSETLPCSDSPGSARLGALSLDTPKRKAEVLSESLPSLGKLKLRKLSRKNSETFKTLKDKPMNTSAAQLESRNSQKASPSPSHSFILKKKDRTPEEGLKAICRKALMAALGNTKTTCSTTKIIKTDTNSLSSPLQTELPSPAYLETTVVDINSSWNQYDSAPEDRGGSKDDQWPTLQVLEDSDVKGDASEPKTDGRRFVVEGEDLPRMFVSEDSISLEKTFQDRPFPPDDELEAEDHDSALPALEYIPDSSSCFSSDQSYDQHQTLVDSEGGLTPTFTFTPSNETTGTLEAAAKDMEVPFSSPQRKVFVSLKQPHSPHVSVLNASAVEADNICSSIIRGRSSDPFALPRHLNMGASKLCFDPTASRRQSDGVSRMRYPGYSLSHTWTPRRLSLGAEPLWTSYPCWNSEAGFIDTHCHLDMLYGKLGFCGTFSSFRRLYQSSFTGEFQGCITNFCNPDIMVKEALWEGLLAEDMVWGAFGCHPHFAKNYSSIQERNILTAMKHPKAVAFGEMGLDYSYKNSTDTSTQKEVFERQLRLAVAMKKPLVIHCRDADDDLLTIMKKCVPREYKIHRHCFTNSYPVIEPFLAEFPNLYVGFTALITYSKATEVRNAVSQIPLNRIVLETDAPYFLPRQVGKGVCQFSHPGMGIHTLRELSLLKGENMATVLDTIRNNTTQLYGI
- the ghrl gene encoding ghrelin/obestatin prepropeptide isoform X2 translates to MLLKRNTCLLAFLLCSLTLWCKSTSAGSSFLSPSQKPQNKVKSSRIGRQAMEEPNQANEEKTITLSAPFEIGVTLRAEDLADYIVELQEIVQRLLGNTETAERPSPR